The sequence AGGCTCGCTCCCTCGGCATGAGCAGGAACTTGAACAGGGCGCAGCGCCTTCAGGAGCTGAAGGTGATGCTCGAATCGCGCCCTCGCGGCGCCGCCGAGCTCGCCAGGCAGTTCGGAGTTTCACGCCGGACCATGGAGCGCGACCTGCGCGATCTCGTCGAGCACGGGGACGCCAAGGAGGGGGATCACCGTTACTGGGTTCCTCGGCCCCCGACCGACCTTAACGAGGTCGAAGCTCTTGCCGTCCATAGCGCCACCCGGCTGCTGGTGCATACCCGCGTTGGCGAGCGGCACTACCGGAGCGCCCTGGAGAAGCTGTCGAAGCGGTTGCCTGAACCGGCGCGTTCCGAGCTGCTCAAGAGCGTCGACAAGCTGGGGCCCAGCGGCGACGACCGGGTGCTGGATCAGGTCGCCCAAGCCTGGTTCAACGGGAAGGTCCTGCGCTGCGAGTACCGGTCCAGCAAGGGAACCAACTGGCACCGCCACGAGTACGAGATCTACTTCTTCGAACTGAACCGCCGCAATCTGCAACCGTACGTCGTCGCCTTCGAACGGTCGTACTTCCGAGAGGTCAGGGTGTTCAAGCTCGCCAGGATGCGTAACGTCCAAGTGCTGGACGACGAGGACTACGTCGTGCCTAACGACTTCGAGCCCCAGAGATTCCTCTCGGGGACCTGGGGCATCGTCGTGGGTGACCCGGTCGAGGTGCGTCTGCGGGTCGATCCCTCGGTCGCCTCCTGGTTCCGCGAGCTGCGCGAGGACGACGAGAACGTCTCGGTAGTGGGGGAGTTCGAAGATGGCGGGCTCGAAGCGGTAGTCCGCGGACGGCTGGCCGAGGGCGGCGACGTACACGAGCTCTTGCCCTTCCTCCTCAGCTGGGGGCAGACCATCGAGGTACTCGAGCCTGAGACCGTCCGCCGGAAGGTCGCGAGTGAGCTGGAGAGCGCCGCCGCCCGCTACCGATGAAGTTGCGACACTACCTGTCGCACCCTCTGCCTAGGCTTCCTCTCCGAGGCGACGGCACATCCGTCGGGAGAGGGGCCGAGATGAAGTCGAACGAGGTAGCAGCGAGATGAGGTTCCTGCACACAGCCGACTGGCACCTGGGCAAGAGGCTGCACGACTTCCCGCTCCACGAGGTCCAGCGGGAGGCCGTCGGCCGGATCATCGAGTTGGTCGGGGAGGAGAAGCCCGACGCCGTCGTCCTGGCCGGAGACGTGTTCGACACCTACATCCCGCAACTCTCTGCCCTCGAGCTCTGGGAGTTCGCCGTTGACGGCATCGTCGGTGACCTCGGCGTTCCGATGGTGGTGATCCCCGGCAACCACGACCATCCGGAGCGGCTCGCGGTGCACTCCAACCTCGCGAGAAGGGCCGGGCTGCACATCATCAAGGGCCTCCGCGACGCCCTGTGCCCGGTGGTGGTCGAGGGCGTGCCCATCTACGGCGTGCCGTACCACAAGCCGGTGCACGTGAACAGCGCATGGCGTGAGGACGAGCCCGCGATCGCGGACTTCGACTATCAGGCCGCGATGACTTACGTGCTGGAGAGGGTGAGGGCGCACGTCGACGAGGGACCGGCGGTTCTGTCGGCCCACGCCTTCGTCGCCGGGGCCGGCAACGAGGGGGAGGCCGAGGACCCGATCCAGGTAGGCGGCGCGGGAGCGGTGGGGCCGAACTGCTTCCAAGGGTTCAGCTATGTGGCGCTGGGGCATATCCACGGCTGCCGGAAGGTAGGGGATGAGGCCCAGGTGCACTACTGCGGCAGTCCCGTGAAGTACTCGTTCGACGAGGCCGGCCACCAGAAGAGCGTGACGATGGTCGAGATCGACGAGTCGGGCCGGGCGACGACGGAGCGGCTGCCCATCGAGGTTTCACGCGATGTCCGCGTGATCGAAGGAGAGTCGTTCGATGCCGTGATTTCGGCGGCCGCGCTGGTGCCCGAGGAGCGGCGCGACGACTACCTGCTCGTGAAGGTCACCGACCGCGAACCTATCGACCAGGCCCTGGCCCGGTTGCGCGAGTGGTACCCGAACTCGCTGCTGGAACAGCCGTCGATCGAGGTGCGCGGCCGGGCGCCCAGCCTGGAGGGCGACTACAGGACGCTTAGCGTCGAGGACGCGTTCGAGCAGTTCTACCGCCACGTCTTCGGGGAGGAGATCAGTGGCGTCGAGAGGGAGTTGATGCTCGAGACCTTGCACGTGGCGGGGAACGGGGATCGGTACTCCGGCGAGGGGTTCGACGACGAGGGCGCTGAGGAGTTGGGCGCAGAAGGGTTGGGCTCCGAGGAGTTGGGCGCCGAGTCGAGGGACGGTGATGAGGCCGGCGCCGAGGAGTCAGCCGACGAGTTCGGTGACGAGGAGTTCGGCGAGAGCCGGCAGCGATCCGAGGACCGTGAGCCCGCAGAGGTGCTCGCGTGGGCGGAACGAGCGTCCGACGGGGACCTCTCCGGATGAGGCCGATCCGCCTCGAGCTGCACAACTTCGGCCCCTACCTGGGCGAGCACGTTATCGACTTCGAGACCCTAGGCCGTCACGGTCTCTTCCTGATCCACGGACCGACCGGTGCCGGCAAGAGCTGTATCCTCGACGGCTTGTGCTTCGCTCTGTTCGGCAAGGCCAGCGGCGACGAACGCAGCGGATCGGACCTGGCGTCGACCCTGCAGGAGGAGGAGCGGTGCAAGGTCGTGCTCGAGTTCGAGCATCGCGGCAAGCGGTACCGGATCACCCGCTCCCCTCAGCAGCAGATGGCCAAGCAGAGGGGCGAGGGGAAAACCACCAAGCAGGCCGAAGCGACGCTCGAGGCGTTGGACGACGGCGAGGTGTTGGCGACCAAGGTCGGCGAAGCGGACAACGTCGTGAAGGACCTGCTGCGCTGTTCGGTCGAGCAGTTCAGGCAGACGGTGGTGCTACCGCAAGGGGCGTTCCGCGAGGTGATCACCAACGACGGCGAGCGCCGCGAGATTCTGGCCAACATCTTCGACACCCGGCGTTTCGCGGACTTCTCCGAGGCGCTGAACGAGAAGGCCAAGGAGTTGGCGCAGCAGAGCCAGAGCATGCAGAGCCGCCGGGCGGAACTGCTGGCCGGCGCCGGATGCGAGAACGACGAGCAGTTGGCGCGAAGGCTGGAGCTCGCCGAGGCGGAGGCCGCGCGGCTGAAGGAGGAGCTCGCCCAGGCGGCGACCGTTCGCGACGAGCGGCTGCGGGAGAAGACCGAAGCCGCCGCGCTCGACGAGCAGTTCGAGGAGGCCGAGGAGCTGCGAAAGGCCCAGAACGAACTCGACCAGCGAGCCGAGGAGATGAAGTTCGAGCGCGAGCGTCTCGACCGGGCGAAACGGGCGGCGCTCCTGGCCGACGCC comes from Trueperaceae bacterium and encodes:
- a CDS encoding WYL domain-containing protein: MSRNLNRAQRLQELKVMLESRPRGAAELARQFGVSRRTMERDLRDLVEHGDAKEGDHRYWVPRPPTDLNEVEALAVHSATRLLVHTRVGERHYRSALEKLSKRLPEPARSELLKSVDKLGPSGDDRVLDQVAQAWFNGKVLRCEYRSSKGTNWHRHEYEIYFFELNRRNLQPYVVAFERSYFREVRVFKLARMRNVQVLDDEDYVVPNDFEPQRFLSGTWGIVVGDPVEVRLRVDPSVASWFRELREDDENVSVVGEFEDGGLEAVVRGRLAEGGDVHELLPFLLSWGQTIEVLEPETVRRKVASELESAAARYR
- a CDS encoding exonuclease SbcCD subunit D, which codes for MRFLHTADWHLGKRLHDFPLHEVQREAVGRIIELVGEEKPDAVVLAGDVFDTYIPQLSALELWEFAVDGIVGDLGVPMVVIPGNHDHPERLAVHSNLARRAGLHIIKGLRDALCPVVVEGVPIYGVPYHKPVHVNSAWREDEPAIADFDYQAAMTYVLERVRAHVDEGPAVLSAHAFVAGAGNEGEAEDPIQVGGAGAVGPNCFQGFSYVALGHIHGCRKVGDEAQVHYCGSPVKYSFDEAGHQKSVTMVEIDESGRATTERLPIEVSRDVRVIEGESFDAVISAAALVPEERRDDYLLVKVTDREPIDQALARLREWYPNSLLEQPSIEVRGRAPSLEGDYRTLSVEDAFEQFYRHVFGEEISGVERELMLETLHVAGNGDRYSGEGFDDEGAEELGAEGLGSEELGAESRDGDEAGAEESADEFGDEEFGESRQRSEDREPAEVLAWAERASDGDLSG